The Micromonospora sp. M71_S20 genome window below encodes:
- the cobA gene encoding uroporphyrinogen-III C-methyltransferase, whose amino-acid sequence MSGNPYPLGLRLAGRRVVVVGGGAVATRRVPALLDAGAHVLLVAPELTPALRAHADAGRLHWAPRRFAPDDLDGAWLVQVAVDDPLAAASVSAAAAERRIFCVRADDRAAATAWTPAVTRHGPVTVAVLGGGDPRRAMAVRDAVRALLEVREGTLSAPGTPSGTRPGRVALVGAGPGDPELITVRGWRLLTEADVVVADRLVPGLLLDELRADVELVDASKIPYGPSRAQEEINRILVDRALAGKLVVRLKGGDPYVFGRGGEELLACAAAGVPVTVVPGVTSSIAAPAAAGIPVTHRGVAHEFTVVSGHVAPDSPASLVRWDALAGLRGTLVVLMGLKNLAAITATLLAHGRPAETPAAVVQEATTGSQRVLRSTLGAVAADVLTAGLRPPAVVVLGDVVDALGGAGPEGIPGGGPGQTGQSLTG is encoded by the coding sequence GTGAGCGGCAACCCGTACCCGCTCGGCCTGCGGCTCGCCGGCCGACGGGTGGTCGTGGTGGGCGGGGGAGCGGTGGCCACCCGGCGGGTGCCGGCGCTGCTCGACGCCGGGGCGCACGTCCTCCTCGTCGCGCCCGAGCTGACCCCGGCGCTGCGCGCGCACGCCGACGCCGGGCGGCTGCACTGGGCGCCGCGGCGGTTCGCCCCCGACGACCTGGACGGCGCGTGGCTGGTCCAGGTCGCCGTCGACGACCCGCTCGCCGCCGCGTCGGTCAGCGCCGCCGCCGCCGAGCGCCGCATCTTCTGCGTACGCGCCGACGACCGCGCCGCCGCCACCGCCTGGACGCCGGCGGTGACCCGGCACGGCCCGGTGACCGTGGCGGTGCTCGGCGGGGGCGACCCGCGCCGGGCGATGGCCGTCCGCGACGCCGTCCGGGCCCTGCTGGAGGTGCGGGAGGGCACCCTGTCGGCGCCCGGGACGCCGTCGGGCACCCGTCCCGGCCGGGTGGCGCTGGTCGGTGCGGGCCCGGGCGACCCGGAGCTGATCACGGTCAGGGGGTGGCGGCTGCTCACCGAGGCGGACGTGGTGGTCGCCGACCGGCTCGTCCCGGGGCTGCTCCTCGACGAGCTGCGCGCCGACGTCGAACTCGTGGACGCCTCCAAGATCCCGTACGGTCCGTCCCGCGCGCAGGAGGAGATCAACCGGATCCTGGTGGACCGGGCCCTGGCCGGGAAGCTCGTGGTCCGGCTCAAGGGCGGCGACCCGTACGTCTTCGGCCGGGGCGGCGAGGAGCTGCTGGCCTGCGCGGCGGCCGGCGTGCCGGTGACCGTGGTGCCCGGCGTGACCAGCTCGATCGCGGCTCCGGCCGCGGCGGGCATCCCGGTCACCCATCGGGGGGTGGCCCACGAGTTCACCGTGGTCTCCGGGCACGTCGCGCCCGACTCGCCGGCCTCCCTGGTCCGCTGGGACGCGCTGGCCGGGCTGCGCGGCACGCTGGTCGTGCTGATGGGGCTGAAGAACCTCGCGGCGATCACCGCGACGCTGCTCGCGCACGGCCGCCCGGCCGAGACGCCGGCCGCCGTGGTGCAGGAGGCGACGACCGGGTCGCAGCGGGTCCTCCGGTCCACGCTCGGCGCGGTGGCCGCCGACGTGCTCACCGCCGGGCTGCGCCCGCCCGCGGTGGTGGTGCTGGGGGACGTGGTCGACGCCCTCGGCGGGGCTGGTCCTGAGGGAATCCCGGGGGGCGGCCCGGGTCAGACCGGGCAGAGTTTGACGGGATGA
- the cobT gene encoding nicotinate-nucleotide--dimethylbenzimidazole phosphoribosyltransferase, which yields MLETTIAAIRPPDESAMAAARELQGRLTKPAGSLGALEDLSVRLAGLAGHCPPPLPEPAAVAIFAGDHGVHAQGVTPWPQEVTAQMIGNFLAGGAVVNAFARQAGASVTVVDVGVATPLPVAAPGGEAGGVLPTRDAPRLVAANVRPGTRDLAVTAALTRDEARAAVETGIRVADELIDAGAGILLTGDMGIGNTTPAAALIATFAGIDPAETTGRGTGVDDPTYARKVDVVRAALRRHAPDPADPLGVLAAVGGLEHAALAGLILGAAARRTPVLLDGVIAVAAALAAAAFAPPAVAAMVAGHRSAEPGATVALRRLGLAPLIDLGLRLGEGTGALLALPVVTGAVRVLHEVATFDSAGVAEK from the coding sequence ATGCTGGAGACCACCATCGCGGCGATCCGGCCGCCGGACGAGTCGGCGATGGCCGCCGCCCGGGAGCTGCAGGGGCGGCTGACCAAGCCCGCCGGCTCGCTCGGCGCCCTGGAGGACCTCTCCGTACGCCTCGCCGGCCTGGCCGGGCACTGCCCGCCGCCGCTGCCCGAGCCGGCCGCCGTCGCGATCTTCGCCGGCGACCACGGCGTGCACGCCCAGGGGGTGACGCCCTGGCCGCAGGAGGTCACCGCCCAGATGATCGGCAACTTCCTGGCCGGCGGCGCGGTGGTCAACGCGTTCGCCCGGCAGGCCGGCGCCTCGGTCACCGTGGTCGACGTCGGCGTGGCCACCCCGCTCCCGGTCGCCGCGCCGGGCGGGGAAGCCGGGGGAGTCCTGCCGACCCGCGACGCGCCCCGGCTGGTCGCGGCGAACGTCCGCCCCGGCACCCGGGACCTGGCGGTGACCGCCGCGCTCACCCGCGACGAGGCGCGCGCGGCCGTCGAGACCGGCATCCGGGTGGCCGACGAGCTGATCGACGCGGGCGCGGGCATCCTGCTCACCGGGGACATGGGCATCGGCAACACCACGCCGGCCGCCGCCCTGATCGCCACGTTCGCCGGCATCGACCCGGCGGAGACGACGGGCCGGGGCACCGGGGTCGACGACCCCACGTACGCCCGCAAGGTCGACGTCGTGCGGGCCGCGCTGCGCCGGCACGCCCCCGACCCGGCCGACCCGCTGGGCGTGCTGGCCGCCGTCGGCGGCCTGGAGCACGCCGCGCTGGCCGGGCTGATCCTGGGCGCCGCCGCCCGCCGGACGCCGGTGCTGCTGGACGGGGTGATCGCGGTCGCCGCGGCGCTCGCCGCGGCGGCCTTCGCGCCGCCCGCCGTGGCCGCCATGGTGGCCGGGCACCGCTCGGCCGAGCCGGGGGCCACGGTCGCGCTGCGCCGGCTGGGCCTGGCGCCGCTGATCGACCTCGGGCTGCGCCTCGGCGAGGGCACCGGCGCGCTGCTCGCGTTGCCGGTGGTCACCGGCGCGGTCCGGGTGCTGCACGAGGTCGCCACGTTCGACTCGGCGGGGGTGGCCGAGAAGTGA
- the cobC gene encoding Rv2231c family pyridoxal phosphate-dependent protein CobC, whose product MHGQPTETRPEPGPAGDEPDLAHHGDAEVGPGLVDLAVNVRRDAMPDWLADPITAALGDLAAYPDPGPARAAVAARHGRPPAEVLLTAGAAEGFVLIARALTGVRRPVVVHPQFTEPEAALRAAGHQVERVLLDAADDFRLDPARVPADADLVMIGNPTNPTSVLHPAGDLAALARPGRVLVVDEAFADTTVAPGVAGEPESLAARRDLPGLLVVRSLTKTWGLAGLRIGYLLGEAPLLERLAAAQPLWAVSTPALAAASACATPVAVEAERAIAARLAADREHLVARLSALPGVRVAGRPASAFVLVHVPGAADVRLALRRRGWAVRRGDTFPGLGPDWLRVAVRDPATTDAFTEVLAEILEA is encoded by the coding sequence ATGCATGGTCAGCCGACCGAGACCCGCCCCGAACCCGGGCCCGCCGGAGACGAACCCGACCTCGCCCACCACGGCGACGCCGAGGTGGGGCCGGGGCTCGTCGACCTCGCCGTCAACGTGCGGCGCGACGCGATGCCGGACTGGCTGGCCGACCCGATCACCGCCGCGCTCGGCGACCTCGCCGCGTACCCCGACCCGGGGCCGGCGCGCGCGGCCGTCGCGGCCCGGCACGGCCGCCCGCCGGCCGAGGTGCTGCTGACCGCCGGCGCGGCCGAGGGTTTCGTGCTGATCGCCCGGGCGCTGACCGGCGTACGCCGACCGGTGGTCGTGCACCCGCAGTTCACCGAGCCCGAGGCGGCGTTGCGTGCCGCCGGGCACCAGGTGGAGCGGGTGCTGCTCGACGCGGCCGACGACTTCCGGCTCGACCCGGCCCGGGTGCCCGCCGACGCCGACCTCGTGATGATCGGCAACCCGACCAACCCGACGTCGGTGCTGCACCCCGCCGGCGACCTGGCCGCCCTGGCCCGGCCCGGCCGGGTGCTGGTGGTCGACGAGGCGTTCGCCGACACCACCGTCGCCCCCGGCGTGGCCGGCGAACCGGAGTCGCTGGCCGCCCGGCGGGACCTGCCCGGCCTGCTGGTGGTCCGCAGCCTCACCAAGACCTGGGGCCTGGCCGGCCTGCGGATCGGCTACCTGCTCGGCGAGGCCCCGCTGCTGGAGCGGCTGGCCGCCGCCCAGCCGCTCTGGGCCGTCTCCACCCCCGCCCTGGCCGCCGCGTCGGCCTGCGCCACGCCCGTCGCGGTCGAGGCCGAGCGCGCCATCGCCGCCCGGCTCGCCGCCGACCGCGAACACCTGGTCGCCCGCCTGTCGGCCCTGCCCGGCGTACGCGTCGCCGGCCGCCCCGCCAGCGCGTTCGTGCTGGTGCACGTCCCCGGCGCCGCCGACGTGCGGCTCGCCCTGCGCCGACGCGGCTGGGCGGTGCGCCGGGGCGACACCTTCCCCGGCCTCGGCCCGGACTGGCTGCGCGTCGCCGTGCGCGACCCGGCGACCACCGACGCGTTCACCGAGGTACTGGCGGAGATCCTGGAGGCATGA
- a CDS encoding transglycosylase domain-containing protein, whose amino-acid sequence MSNRPFAAAGRLVPLLRAGLIAGIVVAAVAYPVAAATGLGAKVTAHAMEHKTKILATALPAETSYVYAPDGKTVLTMFYEEYRQYTKLADISPNMQQAIVAAEDNRFYQHRGVDPKGVARAFVANARSSGVSQGASTLTMQYVRMALRDSAKTPKEVQEATQQTSLRKVREMRMAMDLEKELSKDQILERYLNSAYFGHRAYGIYAASEIFFSKAPKDLSAVEAATLAGLVKSPSEYDPASSDQKDATGRRNYVLDRMAQLGYLSPDAVTQAKTEPIRLKLTYPPNDCASVPEKWNSWGFACDYMKNWWSAQPAFGENRLERMDKLRRGGYRIVLSLDPKIQEAAEKNVGTKENTGSPFANGIVVSEPGTGRVKAMAVNRTYSLDLSENGQSSNPEAGPNIKANYPNTVAPLLGGGDLPGYQAGSTFKMFPMLAALNSGMPLSTSFNAPHRYRSEVYDGWSPSNASGAMSGNQTMWSGFGKSVNTYFVWLEEQVGADKAVRLAEQLGLRWRTDVDREHASPAKAKQWGAFTLGVSDATPLEMANAYAAIAADGRYCEAIPVQAIYNRDGTPTTWKTASGIEREVAKPRCRQVVEADAARAATDAARCPTGDTPARGSCGGWSTADSVRGTVGRPVAGKTGTTDSTRSAWFVGYTPELAAASFISDPDNPFNAVGDGQSQIPIKAVAQTLRDGLKGQPTRQFTPPSDRMVG is encoded by the coding sequence GTGAGCAATCGACCCTTTGCTGCCGCTGGTCGTCTCGTTCCCCTCCTCCGCGCCGGACTGATCGCCGGGATCGTGGTCGCCGCCGTGGCGTACCCCGTGGCCGCCGCCACCGGCCTCGGCGCCAAGGTCACGGCGCACGCCATGGAACACAAGACCAAGATCCTTGCCACCGCGCTGCCGGCCGAGACGTCGTACGTCTACGCGCCGGACGGCAAGACGGTGCTGACGATGTTCTACGAGGAGTACCGGCAGTACACGAAGCTGGCCGACATCTCCCCGAACATGCAGCAGGCGATCGTCGCCGCCGAGGACAACCGCTTCTACCAGCACCGGGGCGTCGACCCGAAGGGCGTCGCCCGCGCCTTCGTGGCCAACGCCCGCTCCAGCGGCGTCTCCCAGGGCGCCTCCACGCTCACCATGCAGTACGTGCGCATGGCGCTGCGGGACAGCGCGAAGACACCGAAGGAGGTGCAGGAGGCCACCCAGCAGACCAGCCTGCGCAAGGTCCGGGAGATGCGGATGGCGATGGACCTGGAGAAGGAACTCAGCAAGGACCAGATCCTGGAGCGCTACCTCAACTCCGCGTACTTCGGGCACCGCGCGTACGGCATCTACGCGGCCAGCGAGATCTTCTTCTCCAAGGCCCCCAAGGACCTCAGCGCCGTCGAGGCGGCCACCCTCGCCGGCCTGGTCAAGTCCCCGTCCGAGTACGACCCGGCCAGCTCCGACCAGAAGGACGCCACCGGCCGGCGCAACTACGTGCTGGACCGGATGGCCCAGCTCGGCTACCTCTCGCCCGACGCCGTCACGCAGGCGAAGACCGAGCCGATCCGGCTGAAGCTGACCTACCCGCCGAACGACTGCGCCTCCGTGCCGGAGAAGTGGAACAGCTGGGGCTTCGCCTGTGACTACATGAAGAACTGGTGGAGCGCGCAGCCCGCGTTCGGGGAGAACCGGCTGGAGCGCATGGACAAGCTGCGCCGGGGCGGCTACCGGATCGTGCTCAGCCTGGACCCGAAGATCCAGGAGGCGGCGGAGAAGAACGTCGGCACCAAGGAGAACACCGGCAGCCCGTTCGCCAACGGCATCGTGGTCTCCGAGCCCGGCACCGGGCGGGTCAAGGCGATGGCGGTGAACCGGACGTACTCGCTGGACCTGAGCGAGAACGGGCAGAGCTCCAACCCCGAGGCCGGACCGAACATCAAGGCGAACTACCCGAACACCGTGGCGCCTCTGCTCGGCGGCGGCGACCTGCCCGGCTACCAGGCCGGCTCGACGTTCAAGATGTTCCCGATGCTGGCCGCGCTGAACTCGGGCATGCCGCTGTCCACCTCGTTCAACGCGCCGCACCGGTACCGCTCCGAGGTCTACGACGGCTGGTCGCCCTCCAACGCCAGCGGCGCGATGAGCGGCAACCAGACCATGTGGTCCGGCTTCGGCAAGTCGGTGAACACGTACTTCGTGTGGCTGGAGGAGCAGGTCGGCGCGGACAAGGCGGTCCGCCTGGCCGAGCAGCTCGGGCTGCGCTGGCGCACCGACGTCGACCGGGAGCACGCGTCCCCCGCCAAGGCGAAACAGTGGGGCGCGTTCACCCTCGGCGTCTCCGACGCCACGCCGCTGGAGATGGCCAACGCGTACGCCGCGATCGCCGCGGACGGCCGCTACTGCGAGGCGATCCCGGTGCAGGCGATCTACAACCGGGACGGCACGCCGACCACCTGGAAGACGGCCTCCGGGATCGAACGCGAGGTCGCCAAGCCGCGCTGCCGGCAGGTGGTGGAAGCCGACGCCGCCCGCGCCGCCACCGACGCCGCTCGCTGCCCGACCGGCGACACCCCGGCCCGCGGGAGCTGCGGCGGGTGGTCGACCGCGGACAGCGTGCGGGGCACCGTCGGCCGCCCGGTGGCGGGCAAGACGGGCACCACCGACAGCACCCGGTCGGCCTGGTTCGTCGGCTACACCCCGGAGCTGGCGGCGGCGAGCTTCATCTCCGACCCGGACAACCCGTTCAACGCGGTCGGCGACGGCCAGTCGCAGATCCCGATCAAGGCGGTGGCGCAGACCCTGCGCGACGGCCTCAAGGGCCAGCCCACCCGCCAGTTCACCCCACCCTCGGACCGCATGGTCGGCTGA
- a CDS encoding GNAT family N-acetyltransferase, whose protein sequence is MIGQVAVRRFPALTVSTPRTEVRALTGADAAAADEVFADRQTQRWLPLADTSGQIDGLAWCTDLARQRRDSGDGDHYAVVRREDDRVVGCLWTRRTDWGARCTEVSYAMAAHARGFGLAVEAVDALAIALILEHGFQRVELRVAPGNLASRRVAEKGGFSYEGLLRNAGFVRGGRVDLEVWSLVSADLR, encoded by the coding sequence GTGATTGGTCAGGTGGCGGTCCGCCGCTTCCCGGCGCTGACCGTCTCGACGCCCCGCACCGAGGTACGCGCGCTGACCGGGGCCGACGCGGCGGCGGCCGACGAGGTCTTCGCCGACCGGCAGACCCAGCGGTGGCTGCCGCTGGCCGACACCTCCGGTCAGATCGACGGGCTGGCCTGGTGCACCGACCTGGCACGGCAGCGGCGCGACAGCGGCGACGGCGACCACTACGCGGTGGTACGCCGGGAGGACGACCGGGTGGTGGGCTGCCTGTGGACCCGGCGCACCGACTGGGGCGCCCGGTGCACGGAGGTCTCCTACGCCATGGCGGCGCACGCGCGGGGCTTCGGCCTGGCGGTCGAGGCGGTCGACGCGCTCGCCATCGCGCTGATCCTCGAACACGGCTTCCAGCGCGTCGAGCTGCGGGTCGCCCCCGGCAACCTGGCCTCCCGCCGGGTCGCCGAGAAGGGCGGCTTCAGCTACGAGGGCCTGCTCCGCAACGCCGGCTTCGTCCGGGGCGGCCGGGTCGACCTGGAGGTCTGGTCCCTCGTCTCCGCCGATCTTCGCTGA
- a CDS encoding cobyrinate a,c-diamide synthase gives MTVVPRLVLSAPSSGHGKSALAIGLLAAFADRGVDVAGFKVGPDRVDAAYLGLAAGRPGRTLDPRLVGADRIAPLVGHGAAGAGLAVVQGSMGLYDSLAGRPESESTAAVATALRSPVVLVVDVAATGQSVAALVHGFRSYDEQLWLGGVILNRVASSRHEELLREALDDIGVPVYGALRRQDLPSVLPARRYGAVPALARTDEATRAVRRLGEAVAATVELDRLLALARSAPPLPAPPWTPPAGREDAVARPVVAVAGTPGGSYSHPETVELLRAAGAEVVTVDPLHDEALPAGTGALVVGGGLPESYAEQLSANRRLCIAVAELARTGRPVVAEGAGLLWLARELDGLPMCGVLDAVGTRRDGLVVGYRQATALTDSLVGPAGTVVAGHKEHRGVLVPRAGARPAWSWDGGAPEGFVWRGVHASQLTLHWAAYPQLAARLVDAAVAAAADPATARPDGVPA, from the coding sequence ATGACCGTCGTGCCGCGCCTGGTGCTCAGCGCGCCGTCCTCCGGCCACGGCAAGAGCGCGCTGGCGATCGGGCTGCTCGCCGCGTTCGCCGACCGGGGCGTCGACGTCGCCGGGTTCAAGGTCGGCCCCGACCGTGTCGACGCCGCGTACCTCGGGCTCGCCGCCGGCCGCCCCGGTCGGACCCTGGATCCCCGGCTGGTCGGCGCCGACCGGATCGCCCCCCTCGTCGGCCACGGCGCGGCCGGCGCCGGGCTCGCCGTGGTGCAGGGCAGCATGGGCCTGTACGACAGTCTCGCCGGCCGCCCGGAGAGCGAGTCGACGGCCGCCGTGGCCACCGCGCTGCGCAGCCCGGTCGTGCTGGTGGTCGACGTCGCCGCGACGGGGCAGTCGGTGGCCGCCCTGGTGCACGGCTTCCGGTCGTACGACGAGCAGCTCTGGCTCGGCGGGGTGATCCTGAACCGGGTGGCGTCCTCCCGGCACGAGGAGCTGCTGCGCGAGGCGCTGGACGACATCGGCGTGCCCGTCTACGGCGCACTGCGCCGCCAGGACCTGCCGTCCGTGCTGCCCGCCCGCCGGTACGGGGCGGTGCCCGCGCTCGCCCGCACCGACGAGGCCACCCGCGCGGTCCGCCGGCTCGGCGAGGCGGTCGCCGCCACCGTCGAGCTGGACCGGCTGCTGGCCCTGGCCCGCTCCGCGCCGCCGCTGCCCGCGCCGCCCTGGACGCCGCCGGCCGGGCGGGAGGACGCCGTCGCGCGCCCGGTCGTCGCGGTCGCCGGTACGCCGGGCGGCAGCTACAGCCACCCCGAGACCGTCGAGCTGCTCCGGGCGGCCGGCGCCGAGGTGGTGACGGTCGACCCGCTGCACGACGAGGCGCTGCCCGCCGGCACCGGCGCGCTGGTCGTCGGCGGCGGGCTGCCCGAGTCGTACGCCGAGCAGCTCTCCGCCAACCGCCGCCTCTGCATCGCGGTCGCCGAGCTGGCCCGCACCGGGCGGCCCGTCGTCGCCGAGGGGGCCGGCCTGCTCTGGCTGGCCCGGGAACTGGACGGGCTGCCCATGTGCGGCGTGCTCGACGCGGTGGGGACGCGCCGCGACGGCCTGGTGGTGGGCTACCGGCAGGCGACCGCCCTGACCGACAGCCTCGTGGGGCCGGCGGGCACGGTCGTGGCCGGGCACAAGGAGCACCGCGGCGTGCTCGTCCCGCGTGCCGGGGCGCGGCCGGCGTGGAGCTGGGACGGCGGGGCGCCCGAGGGCTTCGTCTGGCGGGGCGTGCACGCCTCGCAACTCACCCTGCACTGGGCCGCGTACCCGCAGCTGGCGGCCCGGCTCGTGGACGCGGCGGTGGCGGCGGCGGCCGACCCCGCGACCGCCCGGCCGGACGGGGTGCCCGCGTGA